The window CTTTGTACGGTGGACGACCGGTCAGCAGAAAGAACAACGTGCATCCGAGCGAATAGATGTCCGCTCTGGCATCGACGCTGTGACTGTTGAGAGCCTGTTCCGGTGCGACAAAGTCGGCTGTTCCGGTCAGCCGACGTTTGCCGGTATCGCCCGAACCTTCCGACCATCCGATGCGAGCCAGACCCATGTCGCTGACCTTCACCACGCCATCGGATCGCAACATCAAGTTGGACGGTTTGATATCGCGGTGAATGATTCCTCGCTCGTGAGCGTGAGCCAATCCGCCGGTGGCTTGATACATCGCATCAATCGCGGCGGCGATCGACATCACGCCATCGCGAGCGACGACTTGATGCAAATCGATCCCGTCGATGTATTCCATCACGATGTAGAGTTTGCCGTTGGACTGATTGAAGTCGTACGCGCGAACAATGTTTGGATGGTCAAGTTGGGCCGATGCACGAGCCTCTTCTTGAAAGCGTTGAATTCGGCGTTCGTCACGGCTGGAGTCTGAGTTCAAGATCTTCAGCGCCATCTGACGCTTCATGACACTGTGTTCACCCAGATAGACCATCCCCATGCCGCCTTTGCCGAGCGGGCGAAGCAGTTTGTAGGCACCTAGAAAGAAGCCTTTGCTCTTGCCGGCAAGCAACTTGCTGGATTGCCATCGCGTCAGCAAACCTGCGTTCTGCATGCCATCGGCGAGACGCTGCGGAGTGAACCGGGTGTCGTCGGTCATCAGAGAAGCAACGACTGTTTTGATCTCGTCCAGTGTCACCACACCGGCAGCGATGGATCGCCGCACGAGTGCACGGGACTCTTCATCTAGGATGGGCGCAGAGGCGGGAGGGCTCTCGGCAGACATAAAGACATCGCATCAATGAGAGGTGAACCGGTCGTGTCAGTTTACCAATCGACACCCGGTTTTGCGAAGGAACACACTCTCTCGTTTCGACCGTAAAACCCGCGGTTTATCGTCGATGACGATGAAGTTTTGATGAACATTGTTTCGAATGGGTCCGCTCATTCGATCACGTCGGGTTCTTCCACCTGAAACACTTCGTCGGGGTAGTCGACTCGGCAAAGGAACAACCCTTGAGGCGGCGCGGTCGGGCCTGCCATTTTGCGGTCGCGGCTGGCCAGGACCTCATCGATCCAGTTAGGCGATTTCTTCCCTCGGCCGACCTCCAGCATGGTGCCCATCAGGTTGCGAACCATGTTGTAGAGGAAACCTTCTCCATCGATTTCAAAACACCAGTGCTCGCCCTCCAGTTCCGCTCCGGTTGGTCCGGTGGCAACGCGAGGAATCCAACGAGCCGAATGGATTGTCCGAACGGTCGACGGTCGTTCAGCGCCGGTTCCCTGAAACGCTTTGAAATCGTGACGCCCGACGAACTTTGCCGCTGCCGATTGCATTGCCGAATGATCAATCGGACCACCAACGCGATTGACAAAGCGATTCGCGAATGGATCGCGACTGCCACCGACTTGAACGAGATACTGATACTGCTTTCCCGTCGCATCGGCGATGGGATGAAATCGTTCGCGAGTCTCACGGACCGCTTTGACGCGAATGTCGTTTGGCAGTTTGCTGTTGATCGCGCGCTGCAGGGCAACCGTGTCGGCCTTCCAAACCGGTAATACACATCGAGCTACCTGCCCGATCGCATGAACTCCCGCGTCAGTTCGGCCACTGCCCAAGACTCGCACCGGACGACCAGCCAACGGTCGAATGACGCGTTCCAGTTCGGATTGAATCGACCGCTGTTCAGGCTGGACTTGCCAGCCACAATATTCGGTACCGTCGTAAGCGACCGTCAGATGAAACGTGCGAGGGCGATCGTTGGCTTGCAATTCATTTCTCTTTGGAACCGGTTCTCAATGACTCACCGCATTCGATTGCGACGCCCCTGGACCCGCGAAATTTTCTGCGATGGCCAGTCGGTGCATCGAGCGGAACGCATGGACGTTCCGGACACGTCGGGTGCATCCGAGGTTCCTACGGGCAATGATGTGCCCGGGCAGGTAACCCGGTCGGAGTATCATGCCATCTATCGACGGCATTTCAATTGCCCCACTGGATTGGAAGACGGTGATCAGGTGTCAATCGAAATTGACCCGGAACCGAATCAGCGTTTTGTGGTGCGACTGAATGAACAGGAGATCGGCACAAACGACCTGGCGGGGATGCAGGTTGAAACCGCCAGCGAAGCAATCCGACTGCCACTTCCGAAGCCGTTGTTGGGGCAGAATCAAATCGAGATCGAGTTGCGATCCAACGAGGCATCGAGTCCGCCGCTTTGCGTCTCAGAAGTCGCCCTACGAATTGATGCGGCGGTATGACGAGAGTGGCTTACATTCCCAGTCTGTGCTCGCACCGGATAGCTTTAGATTGCTCCACCGGATGGGAACCAACACCACGTTTGTTTACAGGTGTTGTTCGATCAACCGGATCATTGATTGAGAAGATTCAACCGCTCCGACGGTGGTTGTCTTTGGAAACAACAACTTAGGAATCGTTCCGGCGCCCGCACGCTGGTAAAGCTGCACGTGTTTCTGGATGTACTCGGTAGGAGTCGGACCGCTGACGATCGATTTCAGCTTGGCTTCGTCAACGATCTTCGATGCATGCGACAACGCTTGCGAATAGTTGGACTTGGACTCGAACAGGAACGAATGGAAATCGGCAAACTTTTCTCGGTCGACCAACCAAACCGCGACGGCTAGCTTTGCCAAATCACAAGCTTCGCGATGCGAAGCGTGCGTGCTCTTGATCTCAGGATTGCATTGGCCATCAAGTGGAACCGGCAACATGATGACGGCCAATCGGTCACCAAAGTGTTGTTCGGCGGCCTTGAGTGATTCGTGAGTCCGTTGGCAATGCGGGCATGTGTAATCGAACATTTCGACAAAAACCATTTCCGCGTCTGGCTTTCCAACGAGCGGCCAATCTTTGGTTGTCAATCGAACACCACCCAAGATTTCCGCGGTCTTTGGAGTGTCCGATGCGGAGTCCACTTCCGCCGAAAGCAACGACGCTGGGTTCACCATTGCCATTGCGAAACGAGCCGCATCGAATTCAGCGACTTGGCTGATCAAACGGTTTGCTTCATTGATGTTGCTGACCGATTCGGGTGGAGCAAACAGTCCATCGATGACTTCACCTTTTGCAGAAGCATCGCCGGCCGGTGCTTCGAATACGCCAGGTGCGGCGAATGTTTCAGAACCATCATTTGCTCCAGGAGCACTGAAGGTCGCCGGTTGAGCGGTGTGTTCGATCACTTCAAATGTCGGTGGTGGTTCCGTGGCGACTTGCAGCGTGATCAACACAGCCAAGCCTGCCGCTGCGGCGGGAGCGACGTATCGAAGTGATGGAGCATGAGTCGGACGGCTGAACAGATACGTGCCGGCCAACACCAATCCGGCGATATGAGCGACCATGCAATATGGGCACAGGTGACCAAGTGCGAAGATTTGAAGACCCAGGAACCACAACGCCGCACCACCAGCCGTCAGAGCCGCAACGCCCAGAGCACCCGTGCGAACTCGTTTCCAGAACAGGCTGATCGGACGGAACAAAAGCAACGAGATGACGGACAGGTGAGTCAGAATCGCTGGGACGCTGACCGGCACGGTGGCAACTTTCGACCAACGACTGTGCAACACATGCCCGCAATCAAAGACACTTCCGCCGGAACAGCCTGCGACCGGTGACGAGGTGAATGAGGTGTACGCCAGGTAACTGCTCGTCACCAAAGCAATGACGCTGCACGCCAACATTGTCCACCATGCAGTCACTCGGATACGAGGCACCGCACCGCTCGTCGGCATCCTCCAATTGAGGGGCGATTGAGGTTGGCGGTTGACCGAGGAGTGCAGATCGACAGTGGCCATGATGGATCCAAAGAAAAGTCTGGTGGGAAATCTTGTTGCGGTGGATCATCGGAATTGCAGGTTGTGTGCCAATGCGATACGCCGCCATTCAAAATCCAGCAAATCCCGGCAATTGCACGGATTGCAGTGCTCACGGGCGTCGGTGCGACCATTGAACGACCAATTTGAAAGCAAATGAACCATCCGCAGATGTCCGAGAGGCGTTCGTCTTAGGCCCGGTAGAATTCACCTGAAACGCTTGTCGTCAAAAGTGTCGCATTTTCTGCTTGTGACCGTCTCAATTTGGGAAGGGGCGGCGAGCTGGGCGAGATCGTTAGACTTCAGCCAAGAGGGCTGTAGGTTCGTCGGTATTCGGTCGGAGTGATGCCCGTCGACGCTTTGAATTGCCGTGTCAGATGGCTTTGGTCGTAAAACCCGGTGGAGGCGGCAATGCTGCCGATCGCTTCCTGTGTCGACTCGAGCAAATGTCTGGCGACACCAACTCGGACTTCGCGGATGTAGTGGTTCGGCGTGATTCCAAACAGCCGAATGAATTCGCGGTGCAGCTGGCTGGGTGACAAGTTGGCTTCCCGTGCCAAGTCCGCGACCGCGATTTGTTCGCCATAATTTTGTGTCACGAACTGAACCACCTTGAGCAACCGCAAATGTCCGCTCTCGGGGGCATCCGAATCATGGTAGGGCCGCTTGACTCCCGCCAAAGCAACCACGTCGCCGGCTTGATTGAGCAACGGAATCTTATTGCAGGAATAGATCTGAGGGACACCGCGGCTGTCGGGAACCAGCCAAATTTGATCCGTCAAAGTCTCGCCCGAAGCGACCACACGTCGATCCTCCTCGATGTACTGAGTTGCCGTTGCCGGTGGAAAGAAATCGAGGTCGGTTTTGCCAATGATCGACGATTCATCCTCGACGCCAACGACGCGGCACACCACGCGATTGGCCCGTAGATAGCGTCCGTCAGCCGCTTTGACGTACATATAGACTTGCGGCAAATAGTCGAACAGCTCCAAACAGGCCATCGGGTTGGCAATGCTGTCAAAAAGATCGGTTCGCCAGTGGTTGATGTCAGATAGTGCTTTTGTCATGCGAGGATTTTACAAATCAATGCAACGAATCGGCAAGACACGGACGAATCGGTTGACAATAATGAATGACTGGTGGCGGCGGCCTCGAGATCAGCGGCTTCGAGATCATTCGTTCCGACCTTGCCGTCGCTGCCCCGCCTTTCGTCGAGTGCTCGCCATCATGCGAGTGAACTCGCAAAGCGACCTCCCTCCCGTCGCTGATTTGTCTCCTATCCGGTCACGCAGATTGAATGAGTGAACTCATCGTCCATGATCTTCGAAGTTTGAACGATTCACCGATTGGCTTGATTGGGTGTGCGCATTCGTTCGAAACAACCGAGCTGTCTGAATCGCATCCGCATCCACCCGCGGAGAGTTCTCGATTCTTTGGCAATCCGGTCTGTGTCATCCTTCTCACGTCGCTTGGTTGGATTATCACCTCGCTCGTCAGTGTGACTGCTCTGCAAGCGGATGACGTTTCTTTCTCCCGCGATGTTTTGCCGGTCTTATCGGACCGATGCTTTCATTGCCACGGTCCTGACGAAGGCAACCGTGAGGCGGATCTGCGGTTGGATGTCGAGTCGGCCGCCAAAGAGGATCGTGGCGGATACGCCGCGGTTCAGCCTGGTGATTTGGACAACAGCGAAATTTGGTCTCGGATCATTTCTGACGATGAAGACACGTTGATGCCGCCTCCAGATTCACATCGTAAACCGTTGTCGGAGAAAGAACGCGAAGCGATTCGACAATGGATTGCTGAAGGAGCACCCTGGGGCAAGCATTGGTCTTTTGAGAAATTGACTCGGCCTGAGGTTCCTGAGTCCGATAGCGAGGAGTCCGACTCAAATCCCATTGACGCA of the Rhodopirellula baltica SH 1 genome contains:
- a CDS encoding serine/threonine protein kinase yields the protein MRRSIAAGVVTLDEIKTVVASLMTDDTRFTPQRLADGMQNAGLLTRWQSSKLLAGKSKGFFLGAYKLLRPLGKGGMGMVYLGEHSVMKRQMALKILNSDSSRDERRIQRFQEEARASAQLDHPNIVRAYDFNQSNGKLYIVMEYIDGIDLHQVVARDGVMSIAAAIDAMYQATGGLAHAHERGIIHRDIKPSNLMLRSDGVVKVSDMGLARIGWSEGSGDTGKRRLTGTADFVAPEQALNSHSVDARADIYSLGCTLFFLLTGRPPYKGDTVAQRLAKHQTAPVPDVRKLRPDCPAPLASLLTRMMAKKPADRPPSAVDLIGQFDRIRRSAGLKQKNHQPLAAIASTSDTTDEGQLYQATMDDQSIFNGSDADETWQDSSEFDFSTLPDIGVATTPSAFPRSTSGLSSPPPPRAGLASNNHSSTGSNSNQNQTLMLGMGLAIAVIALMTVLGMAVYTIAKPDAPAAPKIKATESGKEIVIINGG
- the truA gene encoding tRNA pseudouridine(38-40) synthase TruA, with amino-acid sequence MQANDRPRTFHLTVAYDGTEYCGWQVQPEQRSIQSELERVIRPLAGRPVRVLGSGRTDAGVHAIGQVARCVLPVWKADTVALQRAINSKLPNDIRVKAVRETRERFHPIADATGKQYQYLVQVGGSRDPFANRFVNRVGGPIDHSAMQSAAAKFVGRHDFKAFQGTGAERPSTVRTIHSARWIPRVATGPTGAELEGEHWCFEIDGEGFLYNMVRNLMGTMLEVGRGKKSPNWIDEVLASRDRKMAGPTAPPQGLFLCRVDYPDEVFQVEEPDVIE
- a CDS encoding vitamin K epoxide reductase family protein, with translation MLACSVIALVTSSYLAYTSFTSSPVAGCSGGSVFDCGHVLHSRWSKVATVPVSVPAILTHLSVISLLLFRPISLFWKRVRTGALGVAALTAGGAALWFLGLQIFALGHLCPYCMVAHIAGLVLAGTYLFSRPTHAPSLRYVAPAAAAGLAVLITLQVATEPPPTFEVIEHTAQPATFSAPGANDGSETFAAPGVFEAPAGDASAKGEVIDGLFAPPESVSNINEANRLISQVAEFDAARFAMAMVNPASLLSAEVDSASDTPKTAEILGGVRLTTKDWPLVGKPDAEMVFVEMFDYTCPHCQRTHESLKAAEQHFGDRLAVIMLPVPLDGQCNPEIKSTHASHREACDLAKLAVAVWLVDREKFADFHSFLFESKSNYSQALSHASKIVDEAKLKSIVSGPTPTEYIQKHVQLYQRAGAGTIPKLLFPKTTTVGAVESSQSMIRLIEQHL
- a CDS encoding AraC family transcriptional regulator, whose product is MTKALSDINHWRTDLFDSIANPMACLELFDYLPQVYMYVKAADGRYLRANRVVCRVVGVEDESSIIGKTDLDFFPPATATQYIEEDRRVVASGETLTDQIWLVPDSRGVPQIYSCNKIPLLNQAGDVVALAGVKRPYHDSDAPESGHLRLLKVVQFVTQNYGEQIAVADLAREANLSPSQLHREFIRLFGITPNHYIREVRVGVARHLLESTQEAIGSIAASTGFYDQSHLTRQFKASTGITPTEYRRTYSPLG